ACTATTGTTCAGGCAAATCCAGGGATATTGGCAAGAGAGCTTGCCGAACGTTGTGAAACATCAGAACGTACCATATACCGAGATATGGAGGCGCTAAGCGCTATGCATATACCGATTGCGAATATGGGGCATGGCAAGGGGTACATTTTTATTAGCAATTTCGCTTTGTATCCTCTGAATTGGACGGAAGAAGAGGCAGAGGCTTTTACTAAGCTGGGAGAGATTATGGAAACGGTAAAGCCTCTTTTACCGCCAGCTTTTGAAAGTGCTTATGAGAAAGTGATGGCCTCTAGTCAGAAAAAAAAGATGGAACAGACGAGCTTCGCGCAGGAAATGAAAAATATTGTCCGGCTCGGCTCGACACTTGATCGGGAAAACCAGCCCTATCTGCTCAGGCTGATTGTTTTAGCGAGTCTTACGCAGCAGACCATTGAAGCGGAATACAGTTCGCCTCAAAATGAAGATGTTTCACTCGTTCAGGTGGATCCTTATTGTTTGGTTCCGCAGGATCGGCGATTCTATATGCTTGGTTTTTGTCACAAGCAATCCGCGATGAGAACCTTTCGGATCAGCCGATTTCGGAACATGAGAATTTTGCCGTATACGTTTCAAAAAAATACAACTGAAATGGAAATGTTTTTTAAAGGGACCTGGTCGGTGACCAAAGGAAATCAGAATATCCGGTTTGTGGTACGTTTTTCTGCCGAGTCTGTATATCGGGTCAAAGAAGAGGAACTGTTCATCAAGCCTTTTCTTAAGGATTTGCCGGATGGAAGTTTGTTGTTTGAGGTGACGGTCAATCATGACCGTGAATTTTTGGATTGGCTCACTTCCTATGGAGCTGAGGCCGAGATCCTGGAGCCTTTACGGTACCGCAAACGAATGCAAGAAATGCTGCGGACCTGGGGGGCATTCTATTTCGATAAAAAGGCAGGAAATTAAGAATAACAGGGGGAGATCCCCCGGAACGGGCCGGGGAGCTATCCGCTTAACGGTCCTTAAACAGGTTGGCGAGATTGCCAAAAGGACTGTACTGTTCCTGCTCTTCTTCAGGTGAGGAGTAGACGAGCTTCGATCCACGGCTTTCCTCATCGTCAGCAGCATTATGAACTAATGTAATACGATCAAAATGGTACATGAAAACCTGAGCGGTGTTCACGGCATCATCCAGTGCCCGGTGTTGTTGACCGTCAAAGTCAATGTTGCACAATTCCAGCGCCTGAGACAGGCTCAACTGACGGTACTTTCCATTGGAACCAAGCAGACGGGAAATCTGCTTCTGTATATCATTTGTATTATGAATCCATCCGAGATCTACATGATGGGTACGACAATGGGATACCAGCTTCTGACGGTCATCCGGGCCCCATGCGCATAAATAATAAGGGGAATCCGTACCGAGCCAGGCTATGAACTCCTTCACAGCTTCAGGAAATAGTGGAGCGGCATCAATGTCTCGTTGAGTAATACCCGTGAACTGAACGGTATCAGTAGAGAGTACAGGTCGATTCGAGGGTCTTACAAAACTGTGAAACGTATCCGCAACGTATAGGCCATCGTCTCCCTGAACAACTTTGACGGCACCGATATCAATGATTTCGGAGGAATATCTGGCGTTACGACTAACGGTAAATTCAAGATCGTAAATAATGTATTGCATTTCTGGACTCCTTCCACACATATAACTGATCCCGATGGGGATCGGGACGAATGTTCTTGCCCGAGTGACTCTTCTCCATCATACCTCTCGGTTCACAACTTGTCAGCGGTTAAAAGGTTTGCTTTTTAAAAAAATATGCGATGTCCAAATGAGCTTGGACTATCGCATATCTATAAACGCCTGACCTACGGCAGCATCCGGAACCACTAGGATGCTGCCTTTGCTAGCTATCGAATTAGGCCGGGAGATCTAACTTTTGTCCGGGATAAATACGGTGAGGATTCTTCAACTTATTCAACTGTTGAAGCTGTTGCCAGGTGGTACCATGTTTGCGGGAAATGTCATACAGCGTATCCCCGGATTTCACAACATATACATGGCTATTTGTAACTTGTGCAGAATCGGATGTCTGCTGTGGCTTGGCTGTTTGAGACTTTGCCGGTGCCGGTTTTGCGGGCGCTGGTTTCGCAGCCGGTGTAGAGACGGATTGCGGCTTTTCCTGCACAGGTGCGGGTGTTGCGGTTGTAGCAGATGGCGCAGCTTGTGTGGCAGGGACAGACATTTTACCATCAGTCTTGGCTTCTTGAATGCGACCGTCTGCTTGTACTTGCAGGCTAGCGGAGCCCACCTTTTGCATGTAGCGGATTAACGCCTCATCAAGCGAGCCGAACATACCTGCCTGTGGATATTTAGCGAACATCGTATATTGGTCACCACCTACGGCAGTAAAATCATTGGTGGCCAGTGTATATATTGCCTCAGGATCAAGTGTCTTTCCGCCGATCAGAATGGAATGAACACGGCTGCCTTTGGCTGCTGATGTGTCTATTTTGAACGAGATACCTGATACCTGCGGGAAACCTCCGCTTGGCTCTGGATAGGAGGCTGTACCATTTTCCAGTGCGGCCTGAATGTCAGAGCCTTTCACCTTCAAGGTAACGATCTGGTTGCCGAAAGGTAGCACAGTGATGACGTCTCCCTTGGTTACCGTTCCCGTCTTGATGGAAGCCCGGATGCCGCCACCGTTCGTTAAAGCCACATCTGCTCCCGAAACGTCACGCATAGCATCGGTGAGTAGGTCACCGAGATTGGTTTCACTTGCACGTACCTTTTCGCGTGCTCCTTCCAGATCCACACTTGTTTGCGTTACAACCTCTTTTAGAATAGGTTCCTGGTCCTTTTGAATGGAGGCGATCAATGCAGCAATTTCAGCGTTGGGCTGAACGTCCACTGCTTGAGTCGAATCAATCAGCTTGGCTTGCTTTTGCGTAACCTTACCGCCGTCGACCCATAAGTCCACAACACCCAGATACTTGGTGTATTCACCTGCGCTAGCGATCAATGTACCATTGTCACTAACCAAGCCTTTTTCCAGTACAGTATGGCTGTGTCCATCGATGAAAATATCAATGCCAGGCACTTCCTTAACAACTTTGAGGCTGGTGTCCTTACTAGACACATCCTGCCCCAGGTGACCAAGAACAACAACGACATCTACTTTGCTGCGGATTTCATCAACAGCCGCTTTGGCCTCAGCCGCAGGATCGGTGAATTGAATACCCTCAACATTTTTAGGATTCGTCTTATATGCTGTTTCTGGCGTAGTCAGACCGATAATACCGATTTTAACGCCGTCCACTTCTTTAATAACATAGGGTTTGAACAAACGTGTTCCGTCTGTTTGTTTAATATTGGCGCTGAGCACAGGGAACTGAATTTCCTTACTTAGCTCGACAAGATGCTTCCAACCATAATTAAACTCGTGGTTACCCGGAACCATAGCATCATAGCGCAGCTTGTTAATCACTTTCACAATGCTCTCACCTTTAACCAAAGTAGCGAAGGTCGTTCCATGAACGGTATCCCCGTCATCTAGCAGCAGTGTATTGGGATTAGAAGCCCGGTACTGATCAATGATACCCGCCAGCTTGGCGAATCCCATTTCCTTGTCATTCGCGACCACGTGGGCATGGGTATCGTTCGTATGTAGGATGGTGATGTGTTTACCGCTGACTGGAGTCGTTGCCGTTCCCGCTGTTCCCACATGGGTTGCTGGGTCTGCTGCTGCTGTACCGAGACACCCAAGTAAAAGCGCGGCAGTCGTCAGGATCGACGAGAGTTTTTTCCATGAGTTCATGTTGTTCCTTCAACCTCCCATAAAATGAATGAATTAGAGAAACCGCTTACGACCACATTTTATCAGATGATTGTAAAAATAACTTCTATTTTATATCAAAGCACTAAAATTTTTTGATATATCGGTTGTTAAACCCATCGTCTAGTTACCTATATTATAGAGGAAGTAATAAACAGTAACCTACGGGTGGGGAACTAGCGTTCTGTTTTGTGATCAAAAAAAAGGGCAGTCTCTTTGGGCAGCCCGATCCGGGGTAAATAGTGATCCAACGTTTCGTCAGCTAGTGGCGGTTTTCCTTCACTCAACAAAAGCACGGCAAACCGATTGGCCTGCTGTTCAAATTTTCCTGGGGAAAAGTAGGAGTGCTCCTCCATAAAAAAGCGGCTAATGCCTTTATGCAGTCGGTCATGTCCCAATTCATGCGCACAGACGAACCGTTCCCATTCGGGTGTGAGGCCATTGTGGATAACGATAAATCTTCTACGCAACTTGTGGTAATACAGCCCTTTGGTTGTGGGGCCTAGATCGCAGTATCGGATATGGATACCCAGAGCTTTCGCAATATCAAAGGGACAGTTGGTACGGTATTTTCGGACAAGTTTGTGAATAAGCTCGTTCATACGATCACCTGCTATCCCTGATCTTTGCCCGTTCGGGGCTCTTTGGGCTTTTTATGTTTGTTCATCTGCTTGGCTTCCCAGAACAGACCTGTCAGCACGTCCTTGATCCGTTGACGATCTTTTTCATCCAGCGGAATACCATCGAACATTAATTCGTCGTCTTCCTCCAGCATTTTTTTAAAATCCCGGCGGTCTTTGGAGGTTGCCCATTCTGGCACAGTAGAACGATAAAGTTCATGTTGATTTTGCTCCATTGAATCATCGTCTCCCCAATATCCGGCGGCCTTCATCATTTCGGTATAGGATACGCTAAGCGCATCCGCTATTTTGCGGAGAGTGGAAGGTTTGGGGATTCCGCGCAGTCCATTTTCAATGCGGGAAATTTGTGAATTGCTAATACCTGCGGCGTCTGCCAATTGGTTGATGCTCAAGTGTTTGTGCTCGCGCTGCTGTTTTAAGTAAGTTCCGAATGCTGGCTGTTCCACAATGGGGGCTCCTTTCTGCAAGAGAATCATAGATATTGCTTTTATTATACCATTAGGTAAATAGTAAAAGCACGTAATATGCCAAAAGGCATAGGAAAATAAAGCGAATATCCTGTTTTTGGAGCTATACTGCTTTTTTTGAGGATGGATACCTATCCTAAATAATGTTATGTTATACTCAAGATACGAACAAAAGGGGAACACAATGTAAACATGAGCGTTTTCTATTTGAGGATTTTGCAAAATCTTCATTTAAAAATACATCATTGTCAAAAGGCATATAAGGAGTGTTGCTTTACATGAGAAATAACTTACCCGAATTGGACCGTCGCAAAACGCAGAATGCATTGGAGGGTGTGTTTGAGAAATACCGAATTTATAAAACGATTACCTTTATGGATCGGGAGAGCTTTATTACGGCTGGCTATACGGATCGCCCGAGCGGCCCAACAAATGTGACAAGCGATCCAACGGCCCGGACAGCCGTATATAATGTAGATGCTCCTGCCGCCCGCTTGGCCTACTGCGAAATGGTGGATGCCGTAGTGAGCCGCTTGAATGAACGCGAACAGCTGCTTATCCGTGAACGTTATTTAAAGGATGACGATGTGTTCGATTACAAGGTTTACAATTATGTGTTAGACCCGCCAGTCAGCAAGGATACGTATACGAAGCTTCGCACGCGTGCTTTTTACAAAATGGCGCTTGCACTGGCGGACCAAGGCGTTTTAAATTTGGCAGGCTTGCAGAAGGGCGCGGATCGAAAATTGGGTTGATGTAATAATTATCCACTTGTTCTCATTTCTATTTTAAAATGGTTTCCTAAAAGGCTTTGATTTCCTGTAATAACAGGGGTCAAGGTCTTTTTTTACGATACGAACATGTGTTCTCAAAAAACCTCCCAACATCATCCCTAGCCTCTGCTTTTATCGTCCATTTCCCCGGCAACGCATTCGTTATTAGGGTGTAAGATTATATCATCGGGAATCAAGACAAGAGGACATACCGAAGACACACACAGTCAAACGTTAGCCGGCCATTAGGGCCGGTTTTTTCATGCGGTGATCGTCTCTGTCGGTTCCCGGGAATTCGTTGAATAGAAAGGAGGAGTCGTGTTGCCTAAGCAAGGGATGCTGCAATGCATGAGTATGGAGCTGCGCCGGATGAGAACACGGAAGTGGAAAAAAGCCTGGCTGAATAGCCACAACATGCGAACGCAGGGTACGCAAAGGTGGCATGCCGCAGAATGAGACAAGCCTTTAAGCAAAAGCTTATTGAAATTATTCCAGCGCTGCAAGGGCGTGTATACGATGTTCAGCCACCGTCGCAGACGGCAGAGGAGCCGTATGCTGTTATGGCGCTGGGCGAGGAAATCTGGAAGTCTTCCTGGGCCGGCTATCGGCAGGTTGTCCGCATCATGCTGTACGCAGGACAAGCCGGACTGGCGCAGGCTGACGTATGGGCGAATGCCCTGATTGCCGGGCTGCACCGGGAACCCGTGACAGGTGCAGGTGAGGATACATCGGCTTTTACCGCGCACTATTTGGGCGTGCGGGATGCAGAAAAGCTGGACACCGTTACGGGCAAGGCCTATAGAACGCTTCGTTTTGGCGTGTATGTGCCTGAGACGGAAGGTGGTTTGGCCGTTCCAGCAAGCGGTGCTACACAGCCGGAAGAGTGGCTGGCCGCGCTGGTCCGCTGGACGCAGAAGCAACTGGGTGAAACGTGGTCGGTATACGCCGACGCATGGCCCGCACAGCCGGGGCGGCAAGCGGTACTATGGCGGATGAGCGGCTGCGAAACTAGGATGGCGGGAGCCTCCATGTATGAGCTGCGCAAACGGTTCATCGGGCATATTACCGCCCCGGACACAACCGAGGAAAACCGCGCAGCTTTCGCACTGATCGAGGGCTTTGCCGCTCAAATCCAGCTTCCTCTGGATCAGGACAAGGGCCGTTATATGTCTACAGCTGAAGCTTCAGCCGATTTGCAGGCAGATGCCATTTTAGATGGTCAGCTTCGGCTGATGTTAGTACAGCGGCGTATGCGTCCGGCTGAGGAAGCGGCGTTGATTCGCAGAGTGGAAATTCATCCTATTTTGAAATGAGGTGGTCCGAGTGACCTTGGAAAACCATGAGAAGACCCTGGTATATGCCGAGCAGAAAGCAAGTGGCCCCCGCTATACGCTGGAGGAGCTAAAGGAGCACGCAGAACCATTGTTTTCCGTGAAAGAAGAAGTGCTGGCAGGCGCCTTTTTTGGCACACAGGACAAGCTGTTTACGGTAGCAGAAGCACACACTAAAATCGAACAATTTATGAAAGCGAAGGTGGACTAATTATGGCAGGCGGAACATGGGAAAACACGAATAAACCGGTATTGCCGGGTTTGTATATGAATTTTCAGGCAGCAGCAGCTTCAGCGATTCAAGGTGGGTCGCGTGGTACGGTCGTTGTGCCCGTTAAGGCGAATTGGGGCCCTGTACGTGAGTTTGTAGAGATCGGCAGTGAAACGGCAATCAGCCAAATCTTTTCGGGTGACAGTCTGGACGGTGCGACCGCGTATTCGACGCTGTATCTGGCTTTGCTGGGCGGTCCGAAAAAGCTCTTAGCCTACCGTTTGGCAGATGATACAGCTGCTGAAGCATCTGTGACGCTGAAAAGCGGCGGTGCGACCCCGGCGGATGTGCTGCGTCTGAAGGCTTTGTACACAGGTAGCCGCGGTAATGGTTTTGCTGTAACTGTACAGCCAACTTTGGGTGATGAGCAAGCTCGTGAGGTGCGCCTCTATGAAGGAACCAAGCTGCTCGGCACGTACAAAGGCAGTG
The Paenibacillus peoriae DNA segment above includes these coding regions:
- a CDS encoding helix-turn-helix transcriptional regulator; translated protein: MTDRLIRLMRIITIVQANPGILARELAERCETSERTIYRDMEALSAMHIPIANMGHGKGYIFISNFALYPLNWTEEEAEAFTKLGEIMETVKPLLPPAFESAYEKVMASSQKKKMEQTSFAQEMKNIVRLGSTLDRENQPYLLRLIVLASLTQQTIEAEYSSPQNEDVSLVQVDPYCLVPQDRRFYMLGFCHKQSAMRTFRISRFRNMRILPYTFQKNTTEMEMFFKGTWSVTKGNQNIRFVVRFSAESVYRVKEEELFIKPFLKDLPDGSLLFEVTVNHDREFLDWLTSYGAEAEILEPLRYRKRMQEMLRTWGAFYFDKKAGN
- a CDS encoding ImmA/IrrE family metallo-endopeptidase translates to MNELIHKLVRKYRTNCPFDIAKALGIHIRYCDLGPTTKGLYYHKLRRRFIVIHNGLTPEWERFVCAHELGHDRLHKGISRFFMEEHSYFSPGKFEQQANRFAVLLLSEGKPPLADETLDHYLPRIGLPKETALFFDHKTER
- a CDS encoding 5'-nucleotidase C-terminal domain-containing protein; translation: MNSWKKLSSILTTAALLLGCLGTAAADPATHVGTAGTATTPVSGKHITILHTNDTHAHVVANDKEMGFAKLAGIIDQYRASNPNTLLLDDGDTVHGTTFATLVKGESIVKVINKLRYDAMVPGNHEFNYGWKHLVELSKEIQFPVLSANIKQTDGTRLFKPYVIKEVDGVKIGIIGLTTPETAYKTNPKNVEGIQFTDPAAEAKAAVDEIRSKVDVVVVLGHLGQDVSSKDTSLKVVKEVPGIDIFIDGHSHTVLEKGLVSDNGTLIASAGEYTKYLGVVDLWVDGGKVTQKQAKLIDSTQAVDVQPNAEIAALIASIQKDQEPILKEVVTQTSVDLEGAREKVRASETNLGDLLTDAMRDVSGADVALTNGGGIRASIKTGTVTKGDVITVLPFGNQIVTLKVKGSDIQAALENGTASYPEPSGGFPQVSGISFKIDTSAAKGSRVHSILIGGKTLDPEAIYTLATNDFTAVGGDQYTMFAKYPQAGMFGSLDEALIRYMQKVGSASLQVQADGRIQEAKTDGKMSVPATQAAPSATTATPAPVQEKPQSVSTPAAKPAPAKPAPAKSQTAKPQQTSDSAQVTNSHVYVVKSGDTLYDISRKHGTTWQQLQQLNKLKNPHRIYPGQKLDLPA
- a CDS encoding ArpU family phage packaging/lysis transcriptional regulator, with the translated sequence MRNNLPELDRRKTQNALEGVFEKYRIYKTITFMDRESFITAGYTDRPSGPTNVTSDPTARTAVYNVDAPAARLAYCEMVDAVVSRLNEREQLLIRERYLKDDDVFDYKVYNYVLDPPVSKDTYTKLRTRAFYKMALALADQGVLNLAGLQKGADRKLG
- a CDS encoding helix-turn-helix domain-containing protein produces the protein MEQPAFGTYLKQQREHKHLSINQLADAAGISNSQISRIENGLRGIPKPSTLRKIADALSVSYTEMMKAAGYWGDDDSMEQNQHELYRSTVPEWATSKDRRDFKKMLEEDDELMFDGIPLDEKDRQRIKDVLTGLFWEAKQMNKHKKPKEPRTGKDQG
- a CDS encoding 3'-5' exonuclease — its product is MQYIIYDLEFTVSRNARYSSEIIDIGAVKVVQGDDGLYVADTFHSFVRPSNRPVLSTDTVQFTGITQRDIDAAPLFPEAVKEFIAWLGTDSPYYLCAWGPDDRQKLVSHCRTHHVDLGWIHNTNDIQKQISRLLGSNGKYRQLSLSQALELCNIDFDGQQHRALDDAVNTAQVFMYHFDRITLVHNAADDEESRGSKLVYSSPEEEQEQYSPFGNLANLFKDR